The following proteins come from a genomic window of Acetomicrobium thermoterrenum DSM 13490:
- a CDS encoding CoA transferase subunit A yields the protein MAKKVIKPVLSAAEAVKCIKPGMSVIIGGFNYGGIPYTLVDALVESGVGELTLIANDSAYEDVGHGKLVANGQVKKVVASHVGLNKKTGQFYMEGKLELELCPQGTFVERIRAGGFGLGGILTPTGVGTVVEEGKQVLEIDGKKYLLELPLRANVALIRAYQADRMGNLTYFGTNRNFNPIMATAADYVVAEVDSVLEVGELDPNEIVTPGILIDALVVKGDNYYANRT from the coding sequence TTGGCTAAAAAGGTAATAAAGCCTGTCTTATCGGCGGCGGAGGCCGTGAAATGCATTAAGCCAGGAATGAGCGTAATAATAGGTGGTTTTAATTACGGAGGCATTCCCTATACTTTGGTCGACGCATTGGTGGAGTCCGGCGTTGGGGAGTTAACCTTGATAGCAAACGACTCTGCTTACGAAGATGTGGGACATGGAAAATTAGTGGCGAATGGACAGGTAAAAAAGGTCGTTGCTTCCCACGTTGGACTTAACAAAAAGACTGGGCAGTTTTACATGGAGGGGAAGCTGGAACTGGAACTCTGTCCCCAGGGGACTTTTGTAGAGAGGATAAGAGCAGGTGGCTTCGGTTTAGGCGGCATACTTACTCCAACGGGAGTAGGCACTGTAGTGGAGGAAGGAAAGCAGGTCCTGGAGATAGATGGAAAGAAGTACCTTCTGGAGCTCCCTCTCAGGGCTAATGTAGCCTTAATAAGAGCATATCAAGCCGACAGAATGGGAAACCTTACATATTTTGGTACCAACAGAAATTTCAACCCCATAATGGCTACCGCTGCCGATTATGTGGTAGCGGAAGTGGACAGCGTGCTGGAAGTGGGAGAGCTGGATCCCAATGAGATCGTGACCCCGGGAATTTTAATAGATGCATTAGTCGTAAAGGGGGATAACTATTATGCCAATAGAACTTAA
- a CDS encoding helix-turn-helix domain-containing protein gives MEKLLTPKDAAEILSLSPVTIKKWLWQGKLKGIKVGSVWRIRESDLKAFLKTSNDDEEKLSRDDLEAVKRGLEDIKAGRYVTLKEYEQDKRL, from the coding sequence ATGGAAAAGCTACTTACGCCCAAGGATGCGGCCGAAATCCTTTCGCTTTCGCCTGTGACGATAAAAAAATGGCTTTGGCAGGGAAAATTAAAAGGAATCAAAGTGGGCAGCGTGTGGCGGATCAGAGAAAGCGACCTAAAGGCATTTTTAAAGACAAGCAATGACGATGAAGAGAAGTTGAGCAGGGATGACCTGGAAGCTGTAAAGCGCGGCCTGGAAGACATCAAAGCCGGCAGATATGTGACGCTGAAAGAGTACGAGCAAGATAAAAGACTGTGA
- a CDS encoding type II toxin-antitoxin system RelE family toxin, translating into MNYEVRLSREAVKTLDRMDSKLEKRIRSRLHELSDDPLDPRLSKPLTDMEGLRSSRVGGWRILYTIDNSTNAVIVLAVRPRGQAYRHLR; encoded by the coding sequence GTGAATTATGAAGTAAGGCTCTCCCGTGAAGCCGTAAAAACTTTAGACCGCATGGACTCCAAACTTGAAAAACGTATCCGCAGTCGGCTGCACGAACTGTCCGATGATCCGCTCGATCCACGGTTGAGCAAGCCGTTGACGGATATGGAAGGGTTGCGCTCGTCCCGCGTCGGCGGGTGGCGGATACTTTATACAATAGATAACTCCACTAATGCGGTAATTGTATTAGCCGTACGACCACGCGGGCAGGCTTACAGGCATCTCAGGTAG
- a CDS encoding YkvI family membrane protein, producing MTKGTGTRAAALSLAFVWFTTHFGGGFSSGRQLVDFYVSYGRYAIFTPFIALTVMAFVYYFAWKGSVVHRAFDYHSWGKKFYGRYSAVFGTANSIMYNLILLTATSVAFATGGSVLKELFGSPYVLNTIIIAVLILLLTIFGAEVVRRAATVMAVLIIGGMVAVYATNLVVNFPLLKQVILQAPSPKGAGGAVWKAITYAGFQVCLIGAFVSVADVLKTKQDVFRASLYGFIVNAVILWLATAGALTHYPAINNEVVPIIYIARHSVGEGAAGGIVSGLILLAVISTGVSCVYGGAKRIVVALQERLGDKATAKGARATHIMSSLVYVAVTWGIALFGLLPLIAKGYGTLGVLAIPLIIIPVLVKGFSETEPKAIPATEAVTK from the coding sequence ATGACGAAGGGGACGGGGACGAGGGCTGCTGCGCTTTCGTTGGCCTTTGTATGGTTTACGACACATTTTGGCGGTGGTTTTTCTTCGGGCAGGCAATTGGTTGATTTCTACGTATCATATGGCCGGTATGCCATTTTCACACCCTTTATTGCCCTGACGGTAATGGCATTTGTCTATTATTTCGCCTGGAAGGGTTCGGTCGTTCATCGGGCTTTCGACTATCATTCCTGGGGGAAGAAGTTTTATGGACGTTATAGTGCGGTTTTTGGAACGGCAAACTCCATAATGTACAACCTGATCCTACTCACTGCCACATCCGTAGCCTTTGCAACGGGAGGGTCGGTTCTGAAGGAGCTTTTCGGCTCTCCCTATGTTTTAAACACCATTATAATTGCGGTTTTAATACTTTTGCTTACCATATTTGGCGCAGAGGTGGTAAGACGCGCCGCGACGGTTATGGCCGTTTTGATAATAGGTGGTATGGTGGCAGTTTATGCCACTAACCTTGTGGTAAATTTCCCGCTATTAAAACAGGTAATTCTTCAAGCCCCTTCTCCCAAGGGAGCGGGAGGAGCCGTATGGAAAGCGATTACCTATGCGGGCTTTCAGGTTTGCCTCATAGGGGCTTTTGTATCCGTTGCCGATGTGCTTAAAACAAAACAAGATGTCTTTAGAGCTTCTCTTTACGGTTTTATCGTAAATGCTGTCATTTTATGGCTGGCAACTGCGGGGGCATTGACACATTATCCTGCCATAAACAACGAAGTGGTTCCCATCATTTACATAGCCCGTCATTCCGTCGGAGAGGGGGCAGCCGGTGGAATAGTATCGGGGCTCATACTTTTGGCTGTCATATCTACGGGGGTCAGCTGTGTTTACGGTGGAGCTAAAAGGATCGTTGTGGCGCTGCAGGAGCGTTTAGGCGACAAGGCTACGGCTAAGGGAGCTAGAGCCACGCACATCATGTCCTCACTGGTGTATGTGGCGGTAACGTGGGGTATTGCGCTTTTTGGCCTTCTCCCGTTGATCGCCAAAGGTTACGGCACCCTTGGGGTGCTTGCCATTCCTCTTATCATCATTCCGGTGTTGGTGAAGGGCTTTTCAGAGACAGAACCGAAGGCGATTCCTGCCACCGAAGCGGTGACCAAATAA
- the panB gene encoding 3-methyl-2-oxobutanoate hydroxymethyltransferase, translated as MSKKSRLDLMKMKEKGEPVAWITAYDFPTASFAEQAGMDMILVGDSLGMVLLGYKGTVPVTMEECITCCKAVRRGAPNTFCIGDMPFMSYQISDEDAVYNAGRFLKEADMDAVKLEGGRRVITRIKAIADAGILVMGHIGLTPQSSGVLGGFKAQGRDPKSARDLIMDARAIEEAGAFALLLEAVPPELTEFITKDLSIPVYSIGAGAPCDGQLLICGDMLGLFQAFTPKFVKKYANVAEVETNAFKRYIEDVKTGKFPEDQHCYHILPETAEEYQKMLEELKRK; from the coding sequence ATGTCAAAGAAATCACGTCTGGACCTCATGAAGATGAAGGAAAAGGGCGAGCCCGTAGCATGGATAACGGCTTACGACTTTCCCACGGCATCCTTTGCCGAACAGGCAGGGATGGACATGATACTCGTAGGAGACAGCTTAGGGATGGTATTGCTGGGCTACAAGGGAACCGTACCTGTGACGATGGAAGAATGCATCACCTGCTGCAAGGCAGTGCGAAGAGGTGCTCCTAATACCTTTTGCATAGGCGATATGCCCTTTATGTCATACCAGATATCCGACGAAGACGCCGTGTATAACGCAGGAAGGTTTTTGAAGGAAGCCGACATGGACGCCGTGAAACTTGAAGGCGGAAGAAGGGTCATTACGAGGATAAAGGCCATTGCCGACGCAGGGATCTTGGTCATGGGACATATCGGTCTTACCCCGCAAAGCTCAGGAGTCCTTGGAGGATTTAAGGCACAGGGCAGAGACCCAAAAAGCGCCAGAGACCTAATAATGGACGCCCGAGCCATAGAGGAAGCCGGAGCTTTCGCCCTACTTCTTGAGGCGGTGCCGCCGGAACTGACGGAATTCATAACAAAAGACCTTTCCATACCCGTTTACTCCATAGGAGCAGGAGCTCCCTGCGACGGACAGCTTCTCATATGCGGAGACATGCTAGGGTTATTCCAGGCCTTCACTCCAAAGTTCGTAAAGAAGTACGCAAACGTCGCAGAAGTTGAGACAAATGCCTTCAAGAGATATATAGAGGACGTCAAGACGGGCAAATTCCCGGAGGATCAGCATTGCTACCACATACTGCCCGAGACGGCTGAGGAATATCAGAAGATGCTTGAAGAGCTAAAGAGAAAGTAA
- a CDS encoding thiolase family protein: MKRVVILSACRTAGGKFGGGLSRFEASDLGAVAIKEAVKRSGVSIEDIEEVIMGNGWQAGVGANPARIAMFKAGLPQKIPAFTVNIRCGSGIRTIMLGADRIRLGDAKVIVGGGMESASNVPYILPEARWGMRMGDKNALDVLQKDGFLCPLAGMLMGEATESLAEEFHITREEQDEFSLNSHRKACKATEEGLFKDEIVPLSYKDRKKGEIVIDKDEIPRPDTSMEALAKLPPVFKEGGTITAGSSSALCDAGSALVIADEDFAKANGLEPMAEIIGYAAVALEAERFGLSPTLAIPKALERAGLSLDDMDLIEINEAFAAQVIACHRVMPFDIEKLNVHGGAIALGHPIGATGAKILTTLLYALRNHDKELGVASACIGGGQGVAIVVRRLK, from the coding sequence ATGAAAAGGGTAGTTATACTGAGCGCATGCAGGACCGCAGGAGGCAAGTTCGGCGGCGGATTATCAAGGTTTGAGGCTTCGGATCTGGGAGCTGTAGCTATCAAAGAGGCTGTAAAGCGCAGCGGAGTGTCAATAGAGGATATAGAGGAAGTTATAATGGGTAACGGTTGGCAAGCCGGCGTGGGGGCAAATCCGGCCAGGATTGCAATGTTCAAAGCCGGGTTACCTCAAAAAATCCCTGCTTTCACTGTCAACATTCGTTGCGGATCGGGCATAAGGACGATAATGCTCGGCGCCGACCGTATACGTTTGGGCGATGCTAAAGTCATAGTTGGAGGAGGGATGGAGAGCGCTTCCAACGTCCCCTATATTTTGCCGGAGGCCAGGTGGGGCATGAGGATGGGAGATAAAAATGCCCTGGACGTGCTTCAAAAGGACGGTTTTTTATGTCCCCTTGCGGGGATGTTGATGGGAGAAGCCACCGAAAGTTTGGCTGAGGAATTTCACATCACGAGAGAAGAACAGGACGAATTTTCTTTAAACAGCCACAGAAAGGCCTGCAAAGCGACGGAGGAAGGACTTTTTAAGGACGAGATCGTTCCTCTGTCTTATAAGGACAGGAAGAAAGGCGAAATAGTTATCGATAAGGATGAGATTCCCCGGCCTGACACGAGCATGGAAGCATTGGCCAAGCTTCCGCCCGTCTTTAAAGAAGGAGGGACCATCACTGCCGGTTCGAGTTCCGCTTTGTGCGATGCGGGAAGCGCCCTCGTTATAGCAGATGAAGATTTTGCGAAGGCCAACGGTTTGGAGCCCATGGCCGAAATCATCGGATATGCGGCGGTAGCGCTCGAAGCCGAGCGATTTGGCCTGTCCCCCACTTTGGCGATCCCGAAAGCGCTTGAAAGAGCGGGGTTATCCCTTGATGATATGGATTTAATAGAAATCAACGAGGCCTTTGCGGCTCAGGTCATAGCCTGTCACCGTGTCATGCCCTTCGATATTGAAAAATTAAACGTCCACGGGGGTGCCATAGCTCTGGGACACCCCATCGGAGCTACGGGGGCTAAGATACTCACTACCTTACTTTACGCTTTGCGAAATCATGATAAGGAGTTGGGAGTTGCAAGTGCCTGCATTGGCGGAGGCCAGGGAGTTGCCATTGTCGTTCGACGCTTGAAGTAA
- a CDS encoding FAD-binding oxidoreductase, which yields MSLGENYNKVTPEIIAELKNIAGPDNVATDELAIEAYSYDESGKVYARMPDVVVKPENTQQVSSVMKLANRERIPVTARGAGSGIAGGAIPIEGGIVLSLERMNRVLEIDKINRVAVVEPGVVTNDLCQMVLKEGLMYAGYPMSTETSFIGGNIATNAGGAKVIRYGSTRRHVLGIEVVLPTGDVLELGGRIRKQTWGYDLLQTIIGSEGTLGVVTKAILNLEPAPGDTVTFLAPFPSIEEAVEAVAAILRAGVVLMACEFMDQLSAKCATQYHNTTFPMQDEAKAFLIIQVEGQTPEQLDMYIEKVGETCLEHGAMEVFTAESSTESRNIWKVRESFAEAVRAVDPNASLSGDMVVPMSKISEMVKAVEEAAKKYDITIALGGHIADGNIHPLFFKPDRIPLEEWPDFVENIVDELIGVAISLGGVGSGEHGVGFLKKHTFMKYEAKSKLEVMRGIKRAFDPNGILNPGKLFE from the coding sequence GTGTCATTGGGAGAAAATTATAACAAGGTTACACCAGAAATTATTGCAGAGCTTAAGAATATTGCGGGACCGGATAACGTAGCAACAGATGAGTTAGCCATTGAGGCTTATTCTTACGATGAATCGGGCAAGGTTTATGCCAGGATGCCGGATGTGGTGGTAAAACCTGAGAATACTCAGCAGGTATCTAGCGTGATGAAGTTGGCCAACAGGGAAAGAATACCCGTTACGGCAAGGGGTGCGGGAAGCGGGATCGCCGGAGGCGCCATTCCCATAGAGGGCGGGATAGTTCTCTCCCTTGAGAGGATGAACAGAGTGCTTGAGATAGACAAGATAAACCGAGTTGCCGTCGTCGAGCCGGGCGTGGTCACCAACGACTTATGCCAGATGGTCCTCAAAGAAGGCCTCATGTACGCAGGATACCCCATGAGCACGGAGACGAGCTTCATAGGAGGCAACATCGCCACCAATGCCGGCGGGGCCAAGGTCATTCGATACGGAAGCACTAGGCGACACGTCCTTGGAATCGAGGTCGTGCTTCCCACGGGAGACGTCCTGGAGCTTGGCGGTAGGATAAGAAAGCAGACCTGGGGCTACGACCTGCTACAGACCATAATAGGCTCCGAGGGGACGCTTGGAGTGGTCACCAAGGCCATATTAAACCTCGAGCCGGCACCGGGAGACACCGTCACCTTTCTGGCGCCCTTCCCCTCCATAGAGGAGGCAGTCGAGGCAGTCGCTGCAATTTTAAGGGCTGGGGTTGTATTAATGGCCTGCGAGTTCATGGACCAGCTCTCCGCGAAATGTGCCACCCAGTACCACAACACTACATTTCCCATGCAGGATGAGGCGAAGGCCTTCCTCATAATCCAGGTGGAGGGACAGACGCCCGAACAGCTGGATATGTACATCGAAAAAGTGGGCGAGACCTGCCTGGAACACGGCGCCATGGAAGTCTTCACCGCTGAAAGCAGCACGGAGTCGCGAAACATCTGGAAGGTGAGGGAAAGCTTTGCAGAGGCCGTACGCGCTGTGGATCCCAACGCTTCCCTCAGCGGAGACATGGTCGTGCCTATGTCAAAGATATCGGAGATGGTTAAGGCCGTAGAAGAAGCAGCAAAGAAATACGACATTACGATCGCCCTGGGAGGCCATATCGCCGACGGAAACATCCATCCGCTATTTTTCAAGCCTGACCGCATCCCCCTTGAGGAATGGCCCGACTTCGTTGAGAACATAGTGGATGAGCTCATAGGCGTGGCCATAAGCTTGGGAGGAGTCGGAAGTGGCGAGCACGGCGTCGGTTTCTTAAAGAAACATACCTTCATGAAATACGAGGCGAAAAGCAAGCTTGAGGTGATGCGAGGGATAAAAAGGGCCTTCGATCCCAACGGGATCTTAAACCCTGGCAAGCTCTTTGAGTGA
- the fbp gene encoding fructose-1,6-bisphosphate aldolase/phosphatase, with protein MRVTLTAIKADIGSIGGHIRPSVSLLKEVERSLQPHLGSDFIDFRLSYTGDDIAILMTHTHGTDNPLIHQIAWDAFKAAADVAMKEGLYGAGQDLLKDAFSGNIRGLGPGIAEMEFEERKSEPFLLFAADKTDPGAFNLPLYLAFCDPMYCSGLLLSPNMFKGFKFEIMDVSYTGGDKVIALVAPEELYDIAALLRDPERYVIKAVYSRTTGEIAAVASTTRLHNIAGKYVGKDDPILLVRAQGSFPATGEILEPYALVPYVGGFMRGSHQGPLMPVKQNSSVSFFDGPPIVSCTAYCVKEGKLSEEADAFDHPFWDYVREIASKKAIELRRQGFYGNAMLPYGELEYGGIVERLKALEGKFEIRH; from the coding sequence TTGAGAGTAACCCTAACAGCGATCAAGGCCGACATAGGAAGCATTGGAGGGCACATTCGCCCCAGTGTTTCGCTGCTCAAGGAGGTGGAAAGGTCGCTTCAACCTCATCTGGGCAGTGATTTCATCGATTTCCGCCTTTCCTACACGGGAGACGACATCGCCATATTGATGACCCATACTCACGGCACGGACAACCCACTCATCCACCAGATAGCCTGGGACGCCTTCAAGGCTGCCGCCGACGTGGCAATGAAAGAGGGCCTCTATGGTGCGGGGCAGGACCTGCTTAAGGATGCCTTCTCCGGCAACATAAGGGGGCTTGGTCCCGGCATCGCCGAGATGGAGTTCGAGGAAAGAAAAAGCGAGCCTTTCCTGCTTTTTGCCGCCGACAAGACCGACCCCGGAGCCTTCAACCTGCCGCTTTACCTTGCCTTTTGCGATCCCATGTACTGCAGCGGGCTGCTTCTTTCGCCGAACATGTTCAAGGGGTTCAAGTTTGAGATCATGGACGTCTCATACACCGGGGGCGACAAAGTAATAGCTCTCGTCGCCCCCGAGGAGTTGTACGACATCGCGGCGCTGCTTCGGGATCCGGAGCGCTACGTGATAAAAGCTGTTTATTCAAGGACAACAGGGGAGATAGCGGCCGTCGCCAGCACCACAAGGCTTCACAACATAGCGGGCAAATACGTGGGAAAAGACGACCCCATCCTTTTGGTCAGGGCCCAGGGCAGTTTTCCTGCCACGGGAGAGATTCTTGAGCCTTATGCGCTGGTACCTTACGTAGGCGGCTTCATGAGGGGCAGTCACCAGGGGCCTCTCATGCCCGTCAAGCAAAACAGCTCCGTGTCCTTCTTCGACGGCCCGCCAATCGTAAGCTGCACTGCCTACTGCGTCAAAGAGGGCAAGTTGTCCGAGGAAGCCGACGCCTTTGATCATCCCTTCTGGGATTACGTGAGGGAGATAGCCTCAAAAAAGGCAATAGAGCTGCGCAGGCAAGGATTTTACGGAAACGCCATGCTGCCCTACGGGGAACTCGAGTACGGCGGCATAGTCGAAAGGCTCAAGGCCTTGGAAGGCAAGTTCGAGATCAGGCATTAA
- a CDS encoding MurR/RpiR family transcriptional regulator: MSLREIIQSKMEQLPRGQKAVALYVLEHAREAVGLTASELGKVVGVSEATVIRFASSLGFPGYPEFREALQESLLDQLKALERHQLYQTVGEGNNFIQSVIRQDLQKGINILATLDDRPIEDLARAICESSCINIVGLRSAKGLAYYFSAYLSWFIPETHVLNADMFLENVINARGDSLFIGISFPRYTKGTVQCLTLARELGKKTAAITDSPLSPLAPHADILVYAPCSHISFIDSFVIPVGLVNAVLLKVADNLGELTTKRLQELERAWAQYGVYEDRE, from the coding sequence TTGTCCCTAAGGGAAATAATTCAAAGCAAGATGGAACAATTGCCCAGAGGTCAGAAAGCGGTGGCACTTTATGTCTTGGAGCATGCCCGCGAGGCCGTTGGCCTTACCGCCTCTGAATTGGGCAAAGTCGTTGGAGTTAGCGAAGCCACGGTCATAAGATTTGCCTCTTCTCTGGGCTTCCCTGGTTACCCAGAGTTCAGGGAGGCTTTGCAGGAATCGTTGTTGGACCAGCTTAAGGCTTTGGAAAGGCATCAGCTTTACCAGACGGTAGGCGAAGGAAACAACTTTATTCAAAGCGTCATTCGTCAGGATCTCCAAAAGGGAATAAATATCCTAGCTACACTGGACGACAGACCAATAGAGGACCTTGCCCGGGCAATTTGCGAGTCATCTTGCATAAATATCGTAGGGCTTAGAAGCGCTAAGGGGCTGGCCTACTACTTTAGTGCCTACCTTTCTTGGTTTATCCCAGAAACTCATGTGCTGAATGCCGATATGTTCCTGGAAAATGTCATTAATGCAAGGGGCGATAGCCTCTTTATAGGAATAAGCTTTCCCCGCTACACGAAAGGGACCGTTCAGTGTTTGACATTAGCACGTGAATTGGGAAAGAAGACGGCTGCCATAACGGATTCTCCCTTAAGCCCTCTTGCGCCCCATGCCGATATTTTGGTCTACGCGCCCTGTTCTCATATTTCCTTCATCGATTCCTTTGTAATACCCGTTGGACTCGTCAATGCAGTTCTTTTAAAGGTGGCCGATAACTTAGGAGAGCTCACTACAAAGCGGTTGCAGGAGCTCGAAAGAGCTTGGGCCCAATATGGAGTTTACGAAGACCGAGAGTAA
- a CDS encoding 3-oxoacid CoA-transferase subunit B produces the protein MPIELNEEMVRQRIARRIAREFHDGDVVNLGIGIPTLVSDYIPEDVRVIFQTENGAVGAGPAPDKPDLRFIGAGGRPLTILPGGCFVASDLSFGLIRGGHVDATVLGALQVSQEGDLANWMVPGKIVPGMGGAMDLVVGARRVIIATTHTTKKGEAKILRKCTLPLTAKGVVKLIVTEYAVFSIEKGQLKLLEIAPETTLDEIRAITEADFTVADPLITMQGTEEEKA, from the coding sequence ATGCCAATAGAACTTAATGAAGAGATGGTTAGACAAAGGATAGCCCGCCGCATAGCTAGGGAATTTCACGATGGAGATGTTGTGAACCTGGGCATCGGAATACCTACTCTAGTTTCCGACTATATCCCCGAAGATGTGCGGGTTATCTTTCAAACGGAAAATGGGGCTGTTGGCGCAGGACCGGCACCGGACAAACCCGATCTCAGGTTCATAGGTGCAGGGGGCAGGCCGCTTACCATACTGCCCGGAGGTTGTTTCGTAGCCAGCGATTTAAGTTTTGGTCTTATTCGAGGAGGGCATGTGGATGCTACGGTTTTAGGCGCCCTCCAGGTGAGCCAAGAAGGAGATCTTGCGAACTGGATGGTGCCCGGCAAAATCGTGCCGGGCATGGGTGGTGCCATGGACTTGGTGGTTGGAGCGCGCAGGGTCATCATCGCCACGACGCATACCACCAAGAAGGGTGAGGCCAAGATATTGAGAAAGTGCACCCTGCCCCTGACTGCCAAAGGTGTGGTCAAGTTGATAGTGACCGAGTATGCCGTATTTTCGATAGAAAAAGGGCAATTGAAGTTGTTGGAGATCGCTCCCGAAACGACCCTTGACGAAATCAGGGCAATTACCGAGGCCGATTTTACCGTGGCTGATCCTCTCATCACCATGCAAGGAACGGAGGAGGAAAAGGCATGA